A stretch of Plasmodium vinckei vinckei genome assembly, chromosome: PVVCY_05 DNA encodes these proteins:
- a CDS encoding LEM3/CDC50 family protein, putative, with protein METTNKKKDSLIFINHTACEEIYNNYVGQRKFVSEPIHGRALNDEPDKGKEHDQKAKKLVSFQNDKSNNPVKIQILKSQKTDNVIKRRRTYFYNNDKYNELMNRFKQQELKRIKLFNYIYKWQFSVIILFFLSIIFFLIGLYIYYESQEIVEVTIEYDSDSKYKIFEIPKEMKQPVYIYYKISNFYYNYKQFLADESHSIHDGRRCKHIKTLEDLYKFRCINGRQTLPELTKNVNIKNKSKVKHVIVQDDDVSNYDGEKCDVNILTEDEKNQQIFPCGLTSASIFNDKISLSIKKKNFEIKNFPIINYYDLFFYLKKHKKNSERYKVWLNPFSHEYKNWFTPPMTSSFIKPYGIIEEDLQPGDNYKITFTQNTWPDKAWKSKKYFQLTTLRPIGNAAFELAYAFFILSFIYMIILIIIIILAKTNFCKLGKSFNYCKTLLSNKENQLHPKYHIAYSKKKSNFVTSQSLRNDKLLTTIDNSEQSINYQNIHKHSCICPLH; from the coding sequence ATGGAAACTAccaacaaaaaaaaagattctctaatatttattaatcatACTGCATGTgaggaaatatataataattatgtagGCCAGAGAAAATTTGTTAGCGAGCCAATACATGGTAGGGCATTGAATGATGAACCAGATAAGGGGAAAGAACATGATCAAAAAGCAAAAAAGCTAGTTTCCTTTCAAAATGACAAATCTAATAATCCAgtaaaaattcaaattttaaaatcaCAAAAAACAGataatgttataaaaagaagaagaacatatttttataataatgataaatacaATGAATTAATGAATCGATTTAAACAACAAGAACTTAAgagaataaaattatttaattatatttataaatggCAATTTTCAGtaatcatattattttttttatctataattttttttttaattggtTTATATATCTATTATGAATCTCAAGAGATTGTAGAAGTAACTATCGAATATGATTCCGatagtaaatataaaatttttgaaatCCCTAAAGAGATGAAACAACcagtttatatatattataaaatatcaaacttttattataattataaacagTTTTTAGCAGATGAATCACATTCTATTCATGATGGTCGAAGGTgtaaacatattaaaaCTTTGGAAGATCTTTACAAATTTCGATGTATAAATGGAAGGCAAACTCTTCCCGAActaacaaaaaatgtaaatataaaaaataaatcaaaagtTAAACATGTTATTGTACAAGATGATGACGTTTCAAATTATGATGGAGAAAAATGtgatgtaaatatattaacagaAGACGAAAAAAATCAACAAATATTTCCATGTGGTTTAACATCCGCttctatatttaatgataaaatcagtttatcaattaaaaaaaaaaattttgaaataaaaaatttccctattattaattattatgatttatttttttatttaaaaaaacataaaaaaaattctgaAAGATATAAAGTATGGTTAAATCCATTTTCacatgaatataaaaattggtTTACCCCACCAATGACATCATCTTTTATTAAACCGTATGGAATTATTGAAGAAGATTTACAACCTGgtgataattataaaataacttTTACACAAAATACATGGCCTGATAAAGCATggaaatcaaaaaaatattttcaattaacTACATTAAGACCTATTGGAAATGCAGCATTTGAATTAGcttatgcattttttatattatcgtttatttatatgataatacttataattataattatactaGCTAAAActaatttttgtaaattggGGAAATCTTTTAATTATTGCAAAACGCTACTTagtaataaagaaaatcaaTTACATCCAAAATATCATATTGCAtattccaaaaaaaaaagtaatttTGTTACTAGCCAATCTTTACGCaatgataaattattaacaacAATAGACAATTCTGAACAATCTATTAATTATCAGAATATTCATAAACATTCATGTATTTGTCCCTTACATTAA
- a CDS encoding WD repeat-containing protein, putative has protein sequence MNDEINEDLGEDVLYDDIENKYDIVDISSSDENEDENSIEDSKDPEQIELIKFKEKNISYYKKFYGNKSLYCVNSYKKWIYFGSINNKCYLYNNFDSDLKCFANGIVYNNQNGIKNNEIELESLKNQKYRDTVTNIKISKDCKYVAFSIYNGDIYVYENNNMNSSELLNYNLNNIKKNINNSNSLVNIYNWGISQNVTKDELINEDMKFINILSINNSEDKKDIEYFMFCPYNENIIISIYLNSPNIYIWDIFENTPINIAHTIDIPTFINVCNYGNNFYLISGFDNGTTCVYDYNIYNLKKKENTNKKFEKREKKCYQSMGSNQPRLVKEIFDESNDTNNEGALKMNSKNINNNYLHNETVTNTHNILNNVFDENCSNDILCIDNCITNEIYLATHKNIIKLYNINTNNVVSIYDNMHTDLVDYCLFNNKKNNLFASSSLDNNIIIYDFQNNKCINTFCANYDFNIADTNNKMEKGINFLKWINSNLLLFSSLNGNIYIYDIRTRKCVHQFYSHTDTIFNINLSLHLYQNKNILSILTASDDNSSTMHFFDMSMFI, from the coding sequence aTGAATGACGAAATTAATGAGGATTTAGGGGAAGATGTTTTATATGatgatattgaaaataaatatgacaTTGTTGATATAAGTTCTagtgatgaaaatgaagatgAAAACAGTATTGAAGATAGTAAAGACCCTGAACAGATAgagttaataaaatttaaagaaaaaaatatttcatattataaaaagttttatggaaataaaagttTATATTGTGTTAATAgttacaaaaaatggattTATTTTGgaagtataaataataaatgctatttatacaataattttgattCTGATTTGAAATGCTTTGCTAATGGAATTGTATATAACAATCAGAAcggaataaaaaataacgaGATTGAGTTAgaaagtttaaaaaatcagAAATATAGAGATACTGtgacaaatataaaaatttcaaaagattgtaaatatgttgctttttctatatataatggtgatatatatgtatatgaaaataataatatgaacagttcagaattattaaattataatttaaataatataaagaaaaatataaataatagtaattcattagtaaatatatataattgggGCATCAGTCAGAATGTTACAAAAgatgaattaataaatgaagatatgaaatttataaatattttaagtataaataattcagaagataaaaaagatatagaatattttatgttctgtccatataatgaaaatattattataagtatttatttaaattcaccaaatatatatatttgggatatatttgaaaatacaCCTATAAATATCGCACATACTATTGATATACCAAcatttataaatgtatgtaactatggaaataatttttatcttatATCTGGATTTGATAATGGCACAACATGTGTATatgattataatatatataacttaaaaaaaaaagagaatacaaataaaaagtttgaaaaaagagaaaaaaaatgttatcaAAGTATGGGATCTAACCAACCTCGTCTTGTCaaagaaatatttgatGAAAGTAACGACACAAATAATGAAGGtgcattaaaaatgaattctaaaaatataaacaataacTATTTACACAATGAAACAGTGACCAATACACATAATATACTTAACAATGTTTTCGATGAAAATTGTagtaatgatatattatgtattgACAATTGTATCacaaatgaaatatatttagcaacacataaaaatataattaaattatacaaCATAAATACTAACAATGTTGTTagtatatatgataatatgCACACCGATTTAGTAGATTActgtttatttaataacaaaaaaaataatttatttgcgTCATCTTCAttagataataatattataatatatgactttcaaaataataaatgtattaaCACATTTTGTGCTAACTATGATTTTAATATAGCtgatacaaataataaaatggaaaagggaattaattttttaaaatggaTAAATAGTAacttacttttattttcaagcttaaatggaaatatatatatttatgatataAGAACAAGAAAATGTGTACATCAATTTTATTCTCATACTgatactatttttaatattaatttatctcttcatttatatcagaataaaaatattttgtcaATTTTAACAGCCAGTGATGATAACTCTTCGactatgcatttttttgatatgtctatgttcatataa
- a CDS encoding inner membrane complex protein 1m, putative, whose protein sequence is MYDSICNNEKGRRIGILPVYIPGKMYNSQCTTMEDLRKCEAVGNPGIKNIVQETTINVPKIQYKEKVVEIPRVEYRAYPVVKDIEAPIYKDRYIYKDVEVPQKQVRIKPVYNVVNVPQYKYVEKAIKKKYKRFRYIPKEVQVPFRPKREIYTEIPMPRYIRQYDQTFIEPQNIPNNAYTEELPLFEGYNDNFLNMINPFYNASNNRTRNSNGFLSCLCNNNNNIDTVSYENLDPLLFSEPTPYIYNNNYYGRSNTFCCSDENNNLHDSLPYEIYGYNYPIIKTRDENYLYKRIIEAASSVLAATGVAIILAGKLGIYGISLLLNNNTNQDSKKEIKDCPHKKNKYNNEKKEHKEINGTNGGRLNEIDEKI, encoded by the exons atgtatgATAGCATTTGCAATAATGAGAAAGGCCGCAGAATAGGGATATTACCCGTGTATATACCTGGGAAAATGTACAATTCCCAGTGCACCACCATGGAAGATCTTCGAAAGTGCGAG gCTGTGGGAAACCCTggtataaaaaacattgtACAGGAAACTACAATAAATGTCCCAAAAATTCAATACAAGGAAAAAGTTGTTGAAATTCCCAGAGTTGAATATCGTGCATATCCTGTTGTAAAAGATATAGAGGCaccaatatataaagatcgatatatatataaagatgtTGAGGTTCCACAAAAACAGGTTAGAATAAAACCTGTTTACAATGTTGTAAATGTTCcacaatataaatatgtagaaaaagctataaaaaaaaaatataaaagatttAGGTATATACCTAAAGAAGTACAAGTACCATTTAGACCCAAAagagaaatatatactGAAATTCCTATGCCTAGATATATACGTCAATATGATCAAACTTTTATAGAACCACAAAATATTCCTaataatgcatatacaGAAGAATTACCACTTTTTGAAGGctataatgataattttttaaatatgataaaccCATTTTATAATGCATCAAATAATAGAACAAGAAATAGTAATGGCTTTTTAAGTTGCctttgtaataataataacaatattgATACGGTGTCATACGAAAATTTAGatcctttattattttcagaACCAAcaccatatatatataacaataattattatggtCGTAGTAATACTTTTTGTTGCTCtgatgaaaataacaatttaCATGATTCCCTAccatatgaaatatatggatataatTATCCAATAATTAAAACACGTGATGAgaactatttatataaaagaataatTGAGGCAGCGTCAAGTGTATTAGCAGCAACAGGAGTTGCTATCATATTAGCAGGTAAATTGGGTATATATGGAATTTCTTTactattaaataataatactaatCAAGATtctaaaaaagaaataaaagattgcccacacaaaaaaaataagtataataatgaaaaaaaggaaCATAAAGAAATTAATGGGACAAATGGGGGTCGTCTTAACGAGATAgacgaaaaaatataa
- a CDS encoding adenosine deaminase, putative, whose product MTTLRDDIQFLKKDDIKNIDLNGMSKKERYDIWKRIPKVELHCHLDLTFSGEFFLKWIRKYNLQPNMSDEEVLEHYLFTKEGSSLAEFIRKAISVSDIYRDYEILEDLAKSAVIEKYKEGVVLMEFRYSPTFVSSMHGLDVELIHKAFVQGIKNATDMLDNKIHVALICISDTGHAAASIKHSGDFAIKHKHDFVGFDHGGREIDLKDHKEVYHAVRDQGLHLTVHAGEDATLPNLNTLYTAINILNVERIGHGIRVSESQELIDLVKKNNILLEVCPISNLLLNNVKSMDTHPIRQLYDAGVKVSVNSDDPGMFLTDINDNYDRLFVHLKFTLEEFLTMNQWALEKSFVSDDIKNKIKSLYF is encoded by the coding sequence ATGACAACCCTAAGAGATGATATCCAATTCCTTAAAAAggatgatataaaaaatattgatttAAATGGGATGagtaaaaaagaaagataTGATATATGGAAAAGAATCCCAAAGGTTGAATTACATTGCCATTTAGATTTAACTTTTTCCGGagagttttttttaaaatggattcgaaaatataatttacaaCCCAACATGTCTGATGAAGAAGTCCTTGAACATTATCTATTTACAAAAGAAGGTAGTTCTTTAGCTGAATTTATCAGAAAAGCAATTAGTGTTTCtgatatatatagagaTTATGAAATTTTAGAAGATTTAGCTAAATCTGCAgttatagaaaaatataaagaaggTGTTGTTTTAATGGAGTTCCGTTATTCTCCAACATTTGTTTCATCAATGCATGGATTAGATGTAGAATTGATTCACAAAGCATTTGTTCAAGGTATTAAAAATGCTACAGATATGttagataataaaatacatgTTGCATTAATATGTATTAGTGACACTGGTCATGCAGCTGCAAGTATTAAACATTCTGGAGACTTTGCAATTAAACATAAACACGATTTTGTTGGATTTGATCATGGTGGTCGTGAAATCGATTTAAAGGATCATAAAGAAGTTTATCATGCTGTAAGGGATCAAGGTTTACATCTAACTGTACATGCAGGAGAAGACGCAACATTACCAAATTTAAATACTTTATATACAgcaattaatattttaaatgtaGAAAGAATTGGTCATGGTATAAGAGTTTCTGAATCACAAGAACTTATCGAtttagttaaaaaaaataatattttattagaaGTATGCCCTATATCTAAccttttattaaataatgttaaATCTATGGATACACATCCCATTAGACAACTTTATGATGCAGGTGTTAAAGTATCTGTAAATTCAGATGATCCTGGAATGTTTTTAACagatataaatgataattatgATAGATTGTTTGTACATCTAAAATTTACTTTAGAAGAATTTTTGACTATGAACCAATGGGCTCTTGAAAAATCATTTGTTAGTGAtgacattaaaaataaaattaaaagtttGTACTTTTAA